The Streptomyces tendae genome has a window encoding:
- a CDS encoding DUF2795 domain-containing protein has translation MADLSPIDLQKALKGADYPAAMDDLVSVAKSNGADDNLVKKLSQTGTKQFDGPTRCRRPSSATNDHACRVRPPPRPALDRP, from the coding sequence ATGGCCGACCTCAGCCCGATCGACCTGCAGAAGGCACTGAAGGGCGCCGACTACCCCGCCGCCATGGACGACCTCGTCTCGGTGGCGAAGAGCAACGGTGCCGACGACAACCTCGTCAAGAAGCTGTCGCAGACCGGGACCAAGCAGTTCGACGGCCCAACGAGGTGCAGAAGGCCGTCTTCGGCAACGAATGACCACGCGTGCCGGGTCCGCCCGCCGCCGCGGCCGGCCCTGGACCGCCCGTGA
- a CDS encoding SRPBCC family protein, producing MSDGNGHSYALTRTLDAPVGAVWEAWTTPDHYARWAYAAPGSVEMDVRPGGGWKATVVTPDGTRVPLTGSYLEVDVNRLLVLGMDVPGRDEPATMAMELGEDGPRTRIEIRQTCDTVEERDAAEQGSTMLLDSLTRFLSEGPAR from the coding sequence ATGAGCGACGGAAACGGCCACTCCTACGCCCTGACCCGCACCCTGGACGCCCCCGTCGGCGCCGTGTGGGAGGCGTGGACCACGCCGGACCACTACGCCCGGTGGGCGTACGCGGCCCCGGGCTCGGTCGAGATGGACGTACGGCCGGGAGGCGGATGGAAGGCCACCGTGGTCACGCCCGACGGCACCCGGGTGCCGCTCACCGGGTCCTACCTGGAGGTCGACGTCAACCGCCTGCTGGTCCTCGGCATGGACGTCCCCGGCAGGGACGAGCCCGCGACGATGGCCATGGAACTCGGCGAGGACGGACCGCGGACCCGCATCGAGATCCGGCAGACCTGCGACACCGTGGAGGAGCGCGACGCGGCCGAGCAGGGCAGCACCATGCTGCTGGACAGCCTGACGCGCTTCCTGTCCGAAGGACCCGCGCGCTGA